The Zingiber officinale cultivar Zhangliang chromosome 2A, Zo_v1.1, whole genome shotgun sequence genomic sequence AGTGTTCTTTCTCATACCTTACAAGGACATTGTCTCATGGAATTCGTTGATTGGAGGGTGCTCACAGTGTGGGCTCTTTGATGATGCTCTCACAATGATTTCTCAGATGGTGTCAATGAATTTCTTGCTGAATGAAATCACAATTGTGAGCATCCTCCCTGTATGTGCATTTCTAGAAGATGCTTCGCGCTACGGCATGGAATTCCACTGTTACATATTGCGCCATGGTCTCGACACTGACCTTTCTGTTTGTAATGCACTCATGATGTACTATTCGAGAATTGGTGAGATGGAGCGAGCTGAATGTGTCTTCGGTGAATTGGATATGCGGGACCTAGTGACATGGAATACCATGATTGCTGGATATGCTAACAATCGTTGGATTTCAAAAGCATTTGCTTTATTGCAGCTGCTGCTGATGAGTGGAAGAAAGCCTGATTCAATCACTCTTGTAAGTGTTCTTCCATTATGCACTCAACGATATGATCTAGAAGGGGGAAAGAGGATACATGGTTATGCATTTCGTCATCACCTTCTTTACAAAGAAACAACCTTAGGAAACTCCATTGTTGATTTATACGGAAAGTGTGGCAAACTAGAGAATGCACTGCAAACATTTGAAGGTATTAAAGAAAAAGATATAGTGTCATGGAATGTAATGCTCTCAGCTTACGTTGATAATTGTCGGTTGGAGAAGTTTGTTAACCTGCTGAATCAAATGAATCGTGAACAAATACATCCCGACTCTATAACATTACTGAGTGTGATTCAGGCTAGTACTTTAAATGGCAGAaggaaagtcaaagaaattcatgCTTATGCCCTCCGGTCTGGTTTTGTGAGCTTAGTAACCGTCGGCAATGCAATGCTCGATGCATACACAAAGTGCGGTGACATTCAGGATGCACATAAATTCTTCTGCAGTTGGACAGAAAGGAATGTCATCACTGGCAACACAATGATTTCAGGCTATCTGGAACATGGTCGTCCAGATGATGCAAAAATGGTTTTTGTTCAGATGTCTGAGAAAGATGTAACGACTTGGAACGTTATGATTCAAGGTCACGCACTATATTATTGCAGTGATGTAGCTTTTGTTATGTTCCATCAGCTGCAGAATGAAGGCATGAAACCTGATTCTCTGAGTATTATGAGCATCCTTCCAGCTTGTGTGCGTGTGGCTTCTCCTTATCTGATAAAGCAGTGCCATGGCTATGTAATTCGCAATCATCTAGAGGACATTTACCTTGTAGGTACTCTTTTAGATTCTTATGCAAAATGCGGAAGCATTAGTGATGCATACAAACTCTTTCAGGCAAGCTCCAAGAAGGACTTGGTAAACTATACCGCTATGCTAAGCGGCTATGCGATGTATGGATTGGCAGACGAAGCAATCAGGATGTTCTTTGATATGCTCGAGGCTAATGTCAAGCCAGATCATGTTATAATGACTGCTCTTTTGTCAGCTTGCAGTCATGCCGGTCTAATAGATGAGGGGTGGAAGCTTTTCGAATCCATGATCGAGAATCATGGTATTAGACCTACTATGGAGCACTATGCTTGCATGGTGGATCTTCTTGCACGAAGAGGTCGATTAAGAGAAGCTTATGAATTTATACTTGACATGCCATGTGAGGCTGATACCGGTGTGTGGGGAGCATTACTCGGTGCCTGTAAAATTCACAAGGAAGTTGAAATAGGGCAGCTCGTGGCAGCTAAATTATTTGATGCAGAGACTGAAAATGTTGGAAATTATTTGACGATGTCTAACATTTATGCCGCAGATGGGAAGTGGGAGGGTGTCGAGCAGGTCAGGAGACAGATGAAGACAATGGACCTTAAGAAACCGGCGGGATGCAGTTGGATTGAAATCGCAATGAAGAGGCATATTTTTGTGGCTTGTGACCTATCTCATCCAGAGAGAATCTTAATTTACAGTATGTTGAGGACATTGGATCAAATGGTCAAGGAACCACTGGAAATTATATGATCATTTCACTTCGACCAAAAAGAATATGGTATACTTTATTGATTGAGAATGGTAATTTTTTTGAACTTGATTTAAGCATGtgaaataatatcaaaagataATTAGGGTAAGGAGGATCATACTCACttcttaatataataatattaataagttGTCTGGTAAAATCTTATCAATAATTCATTAGTAATATATATGAAAATAATAATTGTTAGCTCCTTTTCCTCCTCGCTCGGGAACCTCCTCCTTCACAGGTCATCTTCGATGGTTGAAACCGTGAGATCTGAAATAGTAACACAAGTTAGAGTCAGGCTGACTCTTCCGGCACAACCTCTTTGACTATTAAATCAGTAGCCATTTGGAAAGGTAAGAGAAGAACAATCGAAGAAGAAGAACTTGAAAAAGGAGTTTCCTCTACGATTTCAAAGAAGGAAAACCAATGTACCTCATAATTGTCGTCTGAGGTGTATATATAGAGTCCAGAGACAAAATCTCCACATCATCCTCGTCCACGCTTCCTCTCCCTTTCTCGCCCAAGTTCGTGATGATGTGGGTCCATGGGTTTGTTATAGTGAGACCAATCTATGGCTTCCACGTAAGATGAAGAGGCTTCAAGAATAACTTTTTGACTTAGTGATGCATATCATTCACTTATTAATTGTCACGCAAGGGAGGGAAGACCTTCCAGGGAAttgtctctattatttttctaatttaccaCGTGTGGGCAACCAAGTGTTTATTGATGCTCCCCATACTTAATCATATTGCCCGGTTGATTTTATTACACATATTGCACTGCTGGCCTCATCAAGAATATTGCCCTACTGGCTTTAAGAAATATGACCCTGTTGGCTTTATAAAGAACATTGCCCtcagggctgtaaatgaaccgaaCATTCGTGAATAAATTTGGTGATCAGCTTGGTAAGAACTTAgttatgtttgttcaatatacataagactaattaaacaaataagcttaaacaactcattaaactaaataaacaaatttgaacacatatgtgttcagctcgttaacgttcgtggacaatgttcacgaaccatattcattaataaaactcttatcaatatactaaataaacaataaaataaaataaacaaataagtttgaattattaagctcaataaccaatcaaacaactaaaagttccaaacaaacaaacaagtttgaattgagagctcgatagcatctaaacgaatcaatcttgaatcaagctcaagccaagtttgaattgagagcttgataacatataaatgaaccaagattaagccaagcttcaaacaaggtcaaggtcataaaaaataaaccaagccaagcatGAACATTCATTTcgaaagtttggttcattttataCTCAGCTTGGTTTGGCTCGGGTACCTTATCAAACATACTTGAATACCCCAAGGCTCAACTAAGCTCGACTTATTTATATCCCTAATTGCCCCGCCGACCTGAAGAATATTGCCCTCCTAGCTTTAAGGAATATTGCCATGCCGACTTTATAAAGAGTATTGTCCTGATAGCTTTAAGGAAGTCACTGCCCTACTAATCTTATTAAGAACATTGCCTTACTGACTTTAAGGAATATTGTCCTGTTGGTTTTATAAAGAACATTGATCTGTTGCCTTTAAGGAATATTGCTCTACTAGCCTTATAAAGAACATTGCCCTGATGACTTTAAGGAAGTCATTGCCCTACACtactagaaaaaaaataatttttgagacgCAACAAAATAtatcttaaattataaatttggtATCTCAAAATGTTTTTGAGACGGTGATAAGACAGTAATGTAGTCGTCCCCAATACAAAcgtctcaaaaaaatattgagacagtGTTACTATCTCAAATGATATTTAAGACGGTGATGAGACAGTTGTTCAATTGTCTCAAAAGTATTTAAGACGGCTATTTTTTTGTCTCAAATGTTATATTTTATCCTGTGAAAAAGCTAGAGACACTAAATTGAGATGGTAATGTGCCGTCAAATAGAAGTGAAGATAGTAAATTACCATTCCTAATGTTTTGGTTTGTTAGATGCACCATTTGTGATcaaaattaataatcttaaaaaaaatatttactatACAAATTAATCTAGATTAGATTTATTGAATTACcatttcaaaacaaaaggaaaaactctctttataaattaaaagtgatatacataatataaaattctaatattttttaacttacaAGTCAGTACATAGGTTTCATGCCAACATTCATCTAATAATAGAAATATCTATATATCCATCATTAATTTGATAAGAAAAAACTACTATTCTCATGAAAGCTACACAAGAGAAAGCCTAAAAAATAACTCCTCATGATCTGAAGATAACTTCTATTATCCTTCTTCATCAAAATCTTGAAcattaaaaaaaactcttattagaggtaaagatgatttataatatatactGTTTAGAAAAATCAATAAACAtaacttttta encodes the following:
- the LOC122042259 gene encoding putative pentatricopeptide repeat-containing protein At5g08490 yields the protein MFQACALRVSIQLKLAPIRTLYSAFSGKALAISNGVTQSNTRDASQLLDEMPLPDSKNCNKRIRCYTSDHVHYASLSMFKRMLSAQLMPDSFALAATIKSAAGVTVFLDMGPAEAIHGFAMKTGYVVFAAVQKAMIDMYAKFGALCSSRRVFKEMDSLDSVAWNVLLTGYARAALHDQALHLFLRMHVCGVEESKPDAITLAVILPVIAKLDLLQSGQSIHGYAIKMGLEVGTLVGNALVSMYTKCGFVDDARRVFFLIPYKDIVSWNSLIGGCSQCGLFDDALTMISQMVSMNFLLNEITIVSILPVCAFLEDASRYGMEFHCYILRHGLDTDLSVCNALMMYYSRIGEMERAECVFGELDMRDLVTWNTMIAGYANNRWISKAFALLQLLLMSGRKPDSITLVSVLPLCTQRYDLEGGKRIHGYAFRHHLLYKETTLGNSIVDLYGKCGKLENALQTFEGIKEKDIVSWNVMLSAYVDNCRLEKFVNLLNQMNREQIHPDSITLLSVIQASTLNGRRKVKEIHAYALRSGFVSLVTVGNAMLDAYTKCGDIQDAHKFFCSWTERNVITGNTMISGYLEHGRPDDAKMVFVQMSEKDVTTWNVMIQGHALYYCSDVAFVMFHQLQNEGMKPDSLSIMSILPACVRVASPYLIKQCHGYVIRNHLEDIYLVGTLLDSYAKCGSISDAYKLFQASSKKDLVNYTAMLSGYAMYGLADEAIRMFFDMLEANVKPDHVIMTALLSACSHAGLIDEGWKLFESMIENHGIRPTMEHYACMVDLLARRGRLREAYEFILDMPCEADTGVWGALLGACKIHKEVEIGQLVAAKLFDAETENVGNYLTMSNIYAADGKWEGVEQVRRQMKTMDLKKPAGCSWIEIAMKRHIFVACDLSHPERILIYSMLRTLDQMVKEPLEII